In Deinococcus puniceus, one genomic interval encodes:
- a CDS encoding metallophosphoesterase family protein, protein MLLADYVHPFVYREGFPHGAPPVDLVLAAGDLPGYYLEFLASTLTVPIVYVHGNHENEYVNEGDGRIPPRGVINAHGRVVEEAGLKIAGWGGAPRYRKDGAGQYSATEGRMGLGMLAWRARRGVDILLTHAPPLGPHAGLDYAHRGCDSISRFIRQRHPRLVVHGHIHEYEGKKQDYTDEESGSKVVNVYGYRLLEL, encoded by the coding sequence ATGCTGCTGGCCGACTACGTGCATCCTTTCGTGTACCGCGAAGGTTTTCCGCACGGAGCGCCGCCCGTCGATCTGGTACTGGCCGCCGGAGACTTGCCGGGGTATTACCTCGAATTCTTGGCGAGTACCCTGACCGTGCCCATCGTGTACGTGCACGGCAACCACGAAAACGAGTACGTGAACGAGGGCGACGGGCGCATTCCGCCGCGTGGCGTGATCAACGCACATGGCCGCGTGGTAGAAGAAGCAGGCCTAAAAATCGCGGGCTGGGGCGGCGCTCCCCGCTACCGCAAAGACGGCGCGGGCCAGTACAGCGCCACCGAGGGCCGCATGGGACTGGGCATGCTGGCGTGGCGGGCCAGACGGGGCGTGGACATCCTGCTCACGCACGCGCCGCCGCTGGGGCCACACGCGGGCCTCGATTATGCTCACCGGGGCTGTGATTCCATTTCCCGCTTCATCCGCCAGCGCCACCCCCGCCTCGTGGTTCACGGTCACATCCACGAGTACGAGGGTAAAAAGCAGGATTACACCGACGAAGAAAGCGGCTCGAAAGTGGTCAACGTGTACGGGTACAGGCTGCTGGAGCTGTGA
- a CDS encoding GNAT family N-acetyltransferase → MNVLTTPRLFLTPLTRALMWRRMSAEGQAGFDAAVDGPAGKVTVHLPAEWPGDFLPMLPVLLDSGAEVVDSNFVAIERASLCAVGQLGTKGFPDRTGKVEIGYGLTPQAWGRGLATEAVGALLTSLGQRPDVRTVIAHTLHTNVESHRVLIKQNFERTAQAWDEEDGDLWVWTWRGLTTSHTGS, encoded by the coding sequence ATGAACGTTCTGACCACCCCGCGCCTATTTTTGACGCCCCTGACCCGCGCCCTGATGTGGCGGCGGATGTCGGCGGAAGGCCAAGCTGGATTTGACGCCGCTGTAGACGGGCCAGCTGGAAAAGTGACGGTTCATTTGCCTGCCGAATGGCCCGGCGATTTTTTGCCGATGTTGCCTGTACTGCTCGACAGTGGGGCCGAGGTAGTCGACAGCAATTTTGTGGCGATAGAACGCGCCAGCCTCTGCGCCGTGGGGCAACTGGGCACCAAAGGATTTCCGGATCGGACAGGCAAAGTCGAGATCGGGTACGGCCTGACTCCGCAGGCGTGGGGGCGTGGGCTGGCAACCGAGGCGGTGGGGGCACTCCTGACCTCCCTCGGTCAGCGCCCAGACGTGAGAACCGTAATCGCACACACCCTGCACACCAACGTGGAAAGCCACCGCGTCCTTATCAAACAGAATTTTGAGCGCACCGCGCAGGCGTGGGATGAAGAAGATGGCGATTTGTGGGTGTGGACTTGGCGCGGCCTGACCACTTCACACACAGGCTCATGA